A window of Tautonia plasticadhaerens contains these coding sequences:
- the pstB gene encoding phosphate ABC transporter ATP-binding protein PstB has protein sequence MSIEQQQRPALDASAPAPAAPAPAGDSVLAARGLSVWYGSTRALRDISIEIPRHRITALIGPSGCGKSTLLRCFNRMNDLIPSFRMEGGLEFDAEGISGAEVDPVTLRRRVGMVFQKPNPFPKTVYHNVSWGARINGYTGDMDELVERSLRRAALWDEVKGKLHRSGLDLSGGQQQRLCIARTLAVEPEVILMDEPCSALDPISTARVEDLMEDLKDDYTIVIVTHNMQQARRTSDMTACLMLDDPRGSGHRPGVLAEFSPTDVLFTTPKDPRTEAYITGRIG, from the coding sequence ATGAGCATCGAGCAGCAGCAGCGCCCCGCCCTCGACGCGTCCGCCCCGGCCCCCGCCGCCCCGGCCCCCGCCGGGGACTCGGTCCTGGCCGCCCGGGGCCTCTCCGTCTGGTACGGGTCGACCCGGGCCCTGCGCGACATCTCGATCGAGATCCCCCGGCACCGGATCACCGCCCTGATCGGCCCTTCCGGCTGCGGCAAGAGCACGCTCCTGCGCTGCTTCAACCGGATGAACGACCTGATCCCCTCCTTCCGCATGGAGGGCGGCCTGGAGTTCGACGCCGAGGGGATCTCCGGCGCCGAGGTCGACCCCGTCACCCTCCGGCGCCGGGTCGGCATGGTCTTCCAGAAGCCCAACCCCTTCCCGAAGACCGTCTACCACAACGTCTCCTGGGGCGCCCGGATCAACGGCTACACCGGCGACATGGACGAGCTGGTCGAGCGTTCCCTCCGCCGGGCCGCCCTCTGGGACGAGGTCAAGGGCAAGCTGCACCGCTCCGGCCTGGACCTCTCCGGCGGCCAGCAGCAGCGGCTCTGCATCGCCCGGACGCTGGCCGTCGAGCCCGAGGTCATCCTCATGGACGAGCCCTGCTCGGCGCTCGACCCCATCTCGACCGCCCGGGTCGAGGACCTGATGGAAGACCTCAAGGACGACTACACCATCGTCATCGTCACCCACAACATGCAGCAGGCCCGACGCACCAGCGACATGACCGCCTGCCTCATGCTCGACGACCCCCGGGGCTCCGGCCACCGCCCCGGCGTCCTCGCCGAGTTCAGCCCCACCGACGTCCTCTTCACCACCCCCAAGGACCCGAGGACCGAGGCCTACATCACCGGCCGGATCGGCTGA